In Gemmatimonadaceae bacterium, one DNA window encodes the following:
- a CDS encoding BrnA antitoxin family protein, with protein sequence MPKSKRVLRTIPEFKSEADEQEFWATADSTQYIDWSKARVIRFPNLRPSTTAISIRLPDTLLTELKLLANERDVPYQSLLKVYLADRVSAERRVKRRRAAG encoded by the coding sequence ATGCCGAAGTCAAAGCGCGTCTTGCGAACGATTCCTGAATTCAAGTCAGAAGCAGATGAGCAGGAGTTCTGGGCCACTGCGGATTCGACTCAGTACATCGACTGGTCGAAGGCCAGGGTTATCCGATTTCCGAATCTCCGTCCGTCGACCACGGCGATCTCTATCCGGTTGCCCGACACGTTACTCACAGAGTTGAAGCTTCTCGCCAACGAGCGTGACGTTCCCTACCAGAGTTTACTGAAAGTGTACCTGGCGGATCGTGTGTCTGCGGAGCGCAGGGTCAAACGTCGGCGGGCGGCGGGCTGA
- a CDS encoding type II toxin-antitoxin system prevent-host-death family antitoxin, with product MTISKVGVADLKAKLSEYLRTVKRGEEITVSDRNEPIARIVPFTSRGALIVREPTREYKSFRDIKLPPPVKLDVDPVELLLQDRNKER from the coding sequence ATGACCATATCCAAAGTCGGCGTAGCAGACCTGAAGGCCAAGCTCAGCGAGTACCTGCGCACCGTGAAGCGCGGCGAAGAAATAACAGTCTCCGACCGCAATGAGCCAATCGCGCGGATCGTGCCTTTCACTTCGCGCGGTGCGCTCATTGTTCGCGAGCCGACACGTGAGTACAAGTCGTTCCGGGACATCAAACTTCCTCCCCCAGTAAAGCTCGACGTAGACCCAGTCGAGCTTCTTCTCCAGGACAGGAACAAGGAACGGTGA
- a CDS encoding type II toxin-antitoxin system prevent-host-death family antitoxin — protein sequence MAKVTVRDLRNEGGRVLQRVAQGESLTVTLDGRPIAELRPLPAKALSAATLLRRWRRLPHVDPARLRHDLDTALDTAL from the coding sequence ATGGCCAAGGTAACTGTCCGTGATCTCCGGAATGAGGGGGGCCGCGTCCTGCAGCGCGTTGCGCAAGGCGAATCGCTGACGGTCACTCTGGATGGACGCCCGATTGCCGAGTTGCGGCCGCTTCCGGCTAAAGCTCTGTCGGCGGCAACTCTGCTTCGCCGGTGGCGGCGCCTGCCCCACGTTGACCCGGCTCGGTTGCGTCACGACCTCGATACTGCCCTGGACACAGCGCTGTGA
- a CDS encoding type II toxin-antitoxin system death-on-curing family toxin — translation MKDPRWITTEALQLMHVRQLELFGGRHGILDQNAMESALHKARNLNVYEPDSDIAALASAYLVGFAQKQVFADGNKRTALAATLVFLRLNGHELNISKDELLAFVLGVARNEVDQSAAAKWLRLRITPLRKA, via the coding sequence GTGAAGGATCCGCGCTGGATTACAACAGAAGCGCTCCAGCTGATGCATGTGCGTCAACTGGAGCTTTTTGGTGGAAGGCACGGAATACTCGACCAGAATGCGATGGAGTCAGCGCTTCACAAGGCCCGGAATCTGAACGTTTATGAGCCTGACTCTGACATCGCTGCGCTGGCGTCAGCTTATCTAGTCGGGTTCGCGCAGAAGCAGGTATTTGCGGATGGCAACAAGCGAACTGCTTTGGCGGCAACGCTCGTCTTTCTGCGTCTGAACGGTCATGAGCTCAACATCTCCAAGGACGAGCTGCTGGCATTCGTACTCGGTGTCGCGCGGAATGAGGTGGATCAGTCGGCGGCAGCGAAATGGTTACGCCTGCGCATCACGCCGCTGAGGAAGGCGTAG
- a CDS encoding PIN domain-containing protein yields MIAYIDSSVVLRVVLGQSGKLAEWKTITTGVASGLIEVECLRTLDRLHLSGKLSAQVSAVRREAVYRVIEALELVELTSAVLHRAAQPMPAPLGTLDAIHLATADMWRESRGKELVLATHDRALALAARAVGLQTIGT; encoded by the coding sequence GTGATAGCGTACATCGACTCATCAGTTGTGCTGCGGGTAGTCCTCGGCCAATCCGGAAAGTTGGCGGAGTGGAAAACAATCACCACCGGCGTCGCAAGCGGGTTGATCGAAGTCGAGTGTCTTCGAACGCTCGACCGGCTGCACTTGAGCGGCAAGTTATCAGCCCAGGTGTCGGCCGTCCGACGTGAGGCAGTCTATCGGGTTATCGAGGCGCTCGAGCTGGTGGAACTCACGAGCGCAGTGTTGCACCGGGCTGCGCAACCGATGCCCGCTCCGCTGGGAACACTCGATGCAATTCACCTCGCCACCGCCGACATGTGGCGCGAATCAAGAGGCAAGGAGCTCGTTCTGGCAACGCACGACCGCGCACTTGCACTCGCTGCGCGAGCCGTGGGACTTCAAACGATCGGGACCTGA
- a CDS encoding DUF6516 family protein has protein sequence MGATLLLRTRIVFADNAFAEMVLWRVTKTLPGSRHSFKYRLAYVVDQQCVLRYDNEAGKGDHRHLGNTERAYRFTTPEKLIADFQADIERWQHENRNA, from the coding sequence ATGGGCGCCACGCTCCTTCTTCGCACACGGATCGTGTTCGCTGACAATGCGTTCGCCGAGATGGTCCTGTGGCGCGTCACGAAGACGCTGCCGGGCTCGAGGCATTCGTTCAAGTACCGGCTGGCGTATGTGGTGGATCAGCAGTGCGTACTCCGTTACGACAATGAAGCGGGGAAGGGCGATCATCGGCATCTCGGTAACACCGAGCGGGCGTATCGGTTCACGACGCCGGAGAAATTGATCGCCGACTTTCAGGCCGATATCGAGAGGTGGCAGCATGAAAACCGTAACGCTTGA
- a CDS encoding Fic family protein: MTPAHIKGSRTKEYGRAGRYVRQPSGYEAFIPAPLPPRPPIRISGELQVLLSDATLALGRLDGSIHTLPNPDLFVLMYVRKEAVLSSQIEGTQSSLQDVLAAEAKILDATTPDDVDEVLNYISAMNYGLRRVKELPVSVRLIKELHERLMKGVRGSHLTPGETRRSQNWIGPGGASLNEALFVPPPPEEIATALGSLENFIHTESSMPLLLKIGLAHAQFETIHPFLDGNGRVGRLLITFLLAEREILQKPVLYLSHFMKRNRQEYYERLQRIRDQGDWEGWLEFFLLGVSEVSGEATETARKILALRENHRTAIADNLGRAAGNGHRVLEMLYKTPIINVKSVSDMTKTSFAAANELVKKLVSIGVLTEMTGQRRNRSFRYAEYIELFT; the protein is encoded by the coding sequence GTGACTCCCGCTCATATTAAAGGCAGCCGCACCAAAGAATATGGACGAGCAGGCCGCTATGTAAGACAACCATCGGGCTATGAGGCATTCATACCAGCCCCGCTTCCACCGCGGCCTCCGATCCGGATTTCCGGTGAGCTTCAGGTACTGCTTTCCGACGCGACCCTGGCACTTGGTCGGCTGGATGGGTCAATTCATACGCTTCCGAATCCAGACCTCTTCGTTCTGATGTACGTTCGCAAAGAGGCTGTTCTTTCCAGCCAGATCGAAGGAACGCAGAGCTCCCTGCAGGACGTCCTTGCCGCAGAGGCAAAAATTCTCGATGCCACGACCCCAGACGACGTGGACGAGGTGCTGAACTATATCTCCGCGATGAACTACGGGTTGCGGAGAGTAAAGGAGCTGCCCGTTTCCGTCAGGCTCATCAAGGAACTGCACGAGAGGCTCATGAAGGGAGTACGTGGATCGCACCTCACTCCCGGCGAGACCCGACGAAGCCAAAACTGGATCGGTCCAGGTGGAGCGAGTCTCAACGAGGCGCTCTTCGTTCCTCCCCCTCCGGAAGAGATTGCAACCGCACTTGGCAGTCTCGAGAATTTCATTCACACTGAGTCCAGCATGCCGCTTCTCCTGAAGATCGGCCTCGCGCACGCTCAGTTTGAAACCATTCACCCCTTTCTCGATGGCAACGGCCGGGTTGGACGTCTTCTCATAACATTCCTTCTGGCGGAGCGTGAGATTCTTCAGAAGCCGGTGCTATACCTGTCTCATTTCATGAAACGCAATCGCCAGGAATATTATGAGCGCCTCCAGCGAATCCGCGACCAAGGTGATTGGGAAGGCTGGCTCGAGTTTTTTCTTCTCGGCGTTTCGGAGGTGAGCGGAGAGGCGACGGAGACCGCTCGAAAAATTCTCGCGCTTCGTGAGAATCATCGCACTGCTATCGCCGATAATCTTGGCCGAGCTGCCGGCAACGGACATCGCGTTCTCGAAATGCTCTACAAAACACCTATCATCAATGTGAAATCCGTAAGCGACATGACAAAAACTTCATTCGCAGCTGCAAACGAGCTCGTGAAGAAACTCGTCAGCATAGGTGTTCTCACGGAGATGACCGGTCAGCGGCGCAACCGGTCCTTCAGGTATGCTGAATACATCGAGTTGTTCACGTGA